The DNA window AACAATCTTATTAAACACAAGAATTTCTGAAGTTGAAAGTAGAAGTGGTAAAATCTCAAAGGCAGTACGAAAGCTTAATTATTAATACACCTGTTGTTTGAAGTTCAGAATTGCATCATAAtttagaaatagaaagataaattaatGAAGTTTACCTCCCAAGGATATGTACTTATCTTTTGTCAATGATCAATTACTATGGAACTATAAAAGTCCattgtgtctttttgttgttgttgttgttctgatcttagggtttgaactcagggccctgttaCTTTTCTTGAACTTTCTTTGCACAAGGGaaggactctatcacttgaagcacagctccaatCTGGCTTTTCAGTTGTTACTTAGCCTAAgtctcttatggactttcctgcctggcctgacttcaaaccataattctcagatcttagccacttgagtagttaggatcacaggcatcagCCATTGGCTCTCAGCCTTCCCTTTATTTCTTGACCCTATCACTTGCATGTTCCACTCATACCAATTACTTGCCTTATCCTTTTGTGAACCTATTTACTTGTTTACTGTTACACAACAGAAAGATAGGAAGTGGAGAAATAGGAATAATTGAGCTCCTTGACTTGTAGAAGTAATGTACTTTTATTTAGAATACTTTTATGTATTCATATTTTCAAATAGAATCACAGGGTGTTTGCTAATATTGCTGTCATTTTTCTTGTTAGTGTTATGattttttcacatttcatttttatttattttattttttaaatttatattgtcaaactcatgtacagacTGGTtaaaatttcatatgttaggcattggatagctTTATTGTACTGTTGGTTAATATTATGATTTTTATACCCGACAAAAGGGCTATTTTCATTGAGGCATTGTGGGTACATGTGATTGGTGTTGAAATGAATAGAACCTATAGGCAAGGTGAAAATGTGCATATAGACAATATTAGTAAGTTATTATTAAGTGTAAGTTCCAAGGTGTAATAGCAGGAGAGTATAGCAATTGCAAATTGAGATGACTTTTCTCCCTACTATTTAAAGTACTCAAATCAGGTTGCTTGAGTGGGAAGAACATGGAAGATTTTCAGGCAGCATCAGTGGTGATACTAATCTTAGTATTTACTTTTGTAATACAGCAGGTAAAACTTAAATTTAATACATCAAAAATTGGTGAAATGCACAATATACCAACAGTTTTAGCCTATATTGTCTAAGAAATCCCCTGTATTTCTCAGTAGCAGCATTGTATCTCCTGAAAATTTCAAAGGATCAATATGTGAGAGATTAGTTTCACatccaacaaataaaaaacaggagCAGAAAATATGGCTCACAAAATATTTGTTAGGTTGCCCAATGTCTGTAGGAAAATCAAAGTGGGAGCTAAACGCTCATGGCTCCTGTCCGTAAACTTGTCTAGCCCCGTAGGCAGAGATCCgacaatcacagttcaagacTAGACATGACTGAAAAGTGCCTAGACTTTATcttgaaataaccagcaaaaaagtaacATGCAAGTGATGGCCTAATTTGTAGAAGGCCTCTGAGAAAGCAAACAAGCTAAATATTAAGCTCTGAGCTCAAACAGTACCTCCCCAAAATACCAAAATAACACAACTTTTACAATATGTCTGCTATACTATTATATCCAGTACAGTGCTATGTCGTAGAACAACAATCCGACTCACAGATATCTAGATTAGAGTGGTTACCAGTCATGAGCATGTCCCTGAATTTAATgcgcagaaagacagacagatacatgCACTCACACTCACATGTAAGTACAcacttgtgtacacacacactcacacacacttgaGGTTATACTCACAGAGGGTTGTTAATGACGGTTTCCAGTGCTCTGAGCAAGTCTTTACTTGACAGTGTTCTTATATCCAGTTGCACAGCTGCTCCTTTGGCCACCATGTGAGCAATGTTATCATGTTGTTCCCCAAACAAAGGAATGCCCACCATGGGAACCCCGTGATGGATGGCCTCGTAGATGCCATTAGCTCCACCGTGAGTGATGAAGGCTTTCGTTTTTGGATGACCTACGATTAGGTGAATTTCAATAACATTTCTCATTAAAAGTCTTAGACAAAAAAATGTCTAACGTGAAGTACTGGATGGAACAGTCCTTTCCAAATAACAATTATTGGGCCAATGACATTACATTTACATCGACTTCCTATCTCACTGCAAGTAGCACCTAATCCACTTGAGAGTTAAGTAAAACTCTGAAGGTACGTGCACTAAGCTTTGTGTGAATTAAGATTGTAACATTTGCTGTTTGTTGAACAGATAGGAAAACGCAGAATGGATAATAGAGAAAAGATTCTGAAATAAAAAAACATCCATATTAGATTATGCTCTCATACACTTAATAATGGTAAATTAACCTAATGAAGGAGGGGTGTTTGAAAAATAGTGTATAACCACTTCCTGttaagaaacacagaaaatgcaAACTCATGCATAAAAGGTGTTTGTTTCAGTGGCATTGTAATTACTTGCCCTGCTTTTGgaggacggataatggaatgattGAATGAAGGCATGGAGATATAACTACAGGTAATTACAGGAAATTCTTCATCAATGTTAAACATAGTTTGAATCAAGTTTAAACTGATTATAAGGAATACAACAGAGTGTAATAAAATCCCAACTGTGAAGTCTTATTTTCATTAGCAAGGGATTGTGAATATAAACTGTTTGCTTTAATTTCTGAGTTTTTCCTAATAAGGcatcttcattttgtttcctgttgTGTTGCCATCAACTACTTCTGCACTTACTCATGTTTTCAGTATTTGTTTTTAGTCTTACTTACCAAGGAGGTCATTCTGGGGGAGCCATTTGTACAGCCGAGTATTGGGTCCTAAGGTGACTGGTTTCTTGCCTTCAAATCTCCAAATTATCTGGTAGGGAAAGACACTGAATTTTTAACTTGTAAAAAGGCACACTTTAAAATTGACATGTGGCACAGTTAAATAACTTTCATTGAACGGATAAAGAGAACAGGTGGTGCTAATTAATGAGGATTACTGCAAAACTGAGAGGGAAAGGATACCAACCTTTCCTGTACTTATTTTCATATTCAACAAGATGGAATAGCATCACAATTTTTCACAATACTAAGACAAATGATGTATTTCAGGGCAAATGAGGGCATTCAAGATATTTTTATGTCATATTCATAGATCTGGTGCACAATAGCATTAAAAATTATTAAGACTGACATCATTACACTTAAATATGTACTAAACTGGCCTTCTTCCAGTCTTTGCTATTAACCTTTACAAAGTGATAGCATGGTAATATTCTCTTATTCTATGAAAATTAATTTGAGTTGAacagttttcatttgttttgctttttttcccctctcctttattttcaaagtaaaggACAAATGGTTAcaatttcctatgtaaggcaagtCCATTACTTATCCtgcttgttaactcctccctcatttctccccatctcctcctccccagCTTCCTCCCCCACCaggagttgtatggttggtttacacaaattggTTTTGTCTGTATTGCTAttacaatggtttgtctttttatccattgtctctcagttttggtgttcctttcctttccccaggtccaatacacatatatccaGGGTATACTATCTGGGGTACTAGGATAAGTTACAATAACAGTAGGAGtaaaaaacaggaaagagaatatgagagaaaaaagtactgtttcacatggtattttgaaattaattacaacaatgatataccacataTTCCTATGAAACTGAgtgcattttgcttagcattaactaatgtgttcatacgggcatagctattgaactattgtgatcttctgctatgatgaacctaaacatgtactaaatattccctgtgagggaaaccatagagttcatatttctttgggtatggctcacttcacttggtatgactttttcaaagtccttccatttttcttatgaatggggcagtatcattctttttgaCAGAGGCATAGAGTTACAGTgtgacacattttcttgatccactcatctactgagggccatctgccTATTTATGACAAATATTTTACATTCTCAGTTCTCCTTGGAGAGAAGTTATATGAAAAGTTATTGTTATGTTTGACAAAAACTGAAGCAAATGACTCAGTATTCTGAAGTACAAAATACTTAGTATTATATTAGGtgatattatattacataatactCAGCATTATGGAGTGAGTTCACAATACTGACATACAGTTCATACTGTAAATACCCCCCACAACACTGTAGGTTTTAAACTGGCCATTTTGCCTCCCCTAGATGTTTCTAATACCCCTGGACACGTTGATCTGGACAGACAGACGAGTGGCCCCTAGAACACATCATGGGTTAATTACCAAGGCCTTCGCATGGTACAACCCACATGAACAAGTCCAAGACAGCATGTTAAGGCTGCAACTCCTGCTTCATGACCAGCACGAGAACACATGTTATTTTTATACAGCCTATCTTAAAGTCAAATTCCTCAAATCTGTGTAATCAATTCTTTATCAGCAATGAACTAATTCTTTTCAGTAATTACATAATCCTAATTTTAGATTACAAATTATTAGTTGGGACATCTAGGAAAAATTGCAAGCTGAATTTTATGATCCTGACATCTAAACCTACTATCATTAATGAGGGAAAATCTTTAAATGTGGGAAATAGAGCTGGCATGTAGTTCATAGGTTTcatggctgctgaaaagaatccaAATGTTAATGatgttacatttatttttcagtactcTCTGTGTACTTTCACATGGCGTGTACAGATCTGCTTTCAGATATGAGAAAGTCCGAGTCCAGTAGGGCaggttggttttagttacattctCTATTAGAAAGGCTGAATACATACCTACAAGAAGGGATgaaccttcctttctctttctctgaatAACCCCATTGAGGGTACTCTCAATGGGTCAGTTTCAAAATTGGAAGGTAGGATTGCATGGGAACACTAACCTATATAATACAGTTCAAACCATTTTTCTACATGCTAAATGTTAGTAGTGTATGACTTAAATTATTGAGTGACATTTATCTCCTTTCTGAAACATTAGTGTATTGAGAGGCCGTAACCTTCCAGAAATGATGAAATTTAATGATTTCTTTGAAGTCCTGCTAACAATATTATGATAGTAACATTTCacattgtactcactgccttgtatATCAAACTGTattccctctgtacttcactgtgacaacaaaagaaaaaagaatgcttaAAAAATTCACCTTGTGGcctctgtgtttctttctcaTCACAAAATTCATGTAGTGATTGTCAATTTAACACAATACAAATTCCATACTACTTCAGCACCTGCCATGCATAGCTGTCTTTGTACTGGGTAAGGTAAATGAGAGCTATTGGAACAGTGTATGTATCACCGGGAATCTAGTGTAATCAGGTATCTACAGAGTTTAAGCCCATTCAGTGAAGACCACTACTGAGGTACTACATCTCACCTTTTGTGGAATTTGTGCCAGTGCTGATGCAATTGCATTGGCGGTCTTGTCTGTTAGGTTAACACCCATTGACCCCAGCGAAAACACCACCACACCATTGTCCCCAGAGCTCTGCACAAAGTCTTCCATTTCCTGTGACAAAAAATTTGatttatctctctctgtctctctctgtctctgtctctttctttgcctctctctttatcacacacacacaaacacacatacacacacacacacaaacaatagtGAAGCaaacatttaaagatttttttatgtCCAAATATCCAAGCATGGGtggttcttgtttgtaatccattctactaaggaggcagaaatctgaggattatggttcaaagcctgtccaggcagaaaagtctgtggaactctcagctccaattaaccaccaaattctggaagtagaattgtggctcaagtggtaaaatacttgtCTTCAGCACTGTGCCTCAGGTTCAATgatcagaccttgagtccaagccctagttagtattggaaaaaaatactaaaatatggaaaaaattaaTATCAGAAAATAACAGAGGAAGACATATTAACACAgttaaatacagaaaacaaaaatttccatTCCCCATGTATAAAGTTACACTTACTAGTACCCAGTATCCTAGCATCATTGTGCAAAATATTGTCCAAACATTTCCATCTGGATGCTAAATTATTTCTCTAAGAATTTCCTTGATAAGCAAAATGTTTAGGTCTTGCAAATTGTTCTTAGAATCCCAATAGTTTTTCATTAGTAATATTTTTCAATTCTCATTCTTCCACTGATTTCTGAGCTTTGCCCATATACCATCTTACTATGAATGACTGAGAAACTTTCTATGATTACCTTCTCTGTTCTTTTAGTAATGTAATCTTCACTTTCCAAGAGTCTTTCACAGTATTTTTATTCCTTCTAATCTATCTTTTTAAATGTAGTGTAAGATTTGAGGGTTTGGGAATAACTAGTATTGCTGGTTTCTTGCTCATCTAACATTAACATCCATATATAGTAATCACTTCACAGTTTTATGATTGATACAGGATTCCATCTAGGTGTTGTATAATGAAGTGTTCATTAAACTGACATTGTTCTGAATGACTTGGAGGTTACTGAAATTAAGAAACATGAGATGGTTCAAAAATTCGTTTCAGTTGCAAGAATGCATTCCCCCACTTCCTGTATCTCTGTCACTGTAAGCGAAGATTTGGATTTAGTGAATCTGAACCATCTTTATGgaacaaaaaatcaaataacagACAAAAGGAACATATTTACCTTAGGCAAGGGTTTGGCAGGTCTGCAATGGAGTCCGCCAACAAAGTCAAAATTTGGTAAAGTAGGACGAGGGAATTCCAAGTCCCAGTAGGATCGAATAAGccagatttctgctctacttGTTGTTTCCATTAAGGTAGTGGGTCTTCCTGAGTGGACAGGGATGGAGATGGGCAAAAGTTCATCATAAATAAGGATATATATGACTGTGTGTGGTATTTTTCCTTCAACTTGATTCACATTAGTAcctaaaatgtttattatatagAAACTTTGGCAAATATCCTCTGAAAGTATTTTAGAATTAACCagaatatataattaaatttatCTTATTCATGGCAAATACTTTATTAAATGAAGAAACATGATTGAAAATGAAAGACAATAATCACAGGTACACTCACACTTTACCAgattttatattcataaaatgggtaattaaaaaataaatcactagAAGTTATAGTTATCCAGTGTGTACTAAAACATTGGTTTATCAAGAATAGGAAACCTTTTAGATAATCCAGAAAATTGGACAGCAGAGGCTAATAATGTATCCTTAGCTACACAGCATTCCCAGATCTCAAATAAAAGGAAGTCTGAAGTTAAGATGGGCAGTAATATCCTCAAGAAAATCCCTccaatggagttgtggttcaagtcagAAAGTACCAGCCCAAAGAAGTAAGCCAAGCAAACTTGAGGTCTTTGAGTACAAACCTtggtaaaagtaaaaagaaaaaataataaagagaatacaaataaaatattttgatttaaatgaggaaaatgatcaagggaaacattttcttatttcctacatacataggtataataaaaatgaatctcctatgtatatatattttttcattcatcAGTATCTTAGGGAAGTAATTATTGATTTTGCTaatgaggaaaagtaaagaatTTTTCATTGTGCATGAAGCTTTTCATACAGGATGACCTGTTAGAGTCTCCTGTATGGAGTGTCCTATACAGATAGGTAACTGTTCTCCTTCTGACACTGTAATGTGAGATTTTCCAGAGTCAGGAGTCTGGAAGACACCTTTATCTCATTTAACTGCCTTACCTACAACAGACCAACTTCTCTTTCACGTGCATCTCAGAGTACCTCTTCCAAAGTTCATGAAAGTTACTATCCTATCTTACTAAAAATGAAAACTGACTTACCTAAAACTTCACTGTACAAGCTACTCCACTTCTTTGATTCAAATGTCTCAAACCAAAAGTCAAAATACAGCATGCATATGAAGTTTTCCACCCTCTCCATGAAGGTCATCTGACCACTCAATCCTGACAGAATGACAGGCACATAAGAAGGAGGGACCAGAAGGCCGCCACTATACTTCTCCATTGTGTAGCCGGGATAGAAGCGGAGAGTGTACACCAAAGGAATCTCCAAGAGCTCAGCCAGAAGCTCCCCACAAGGGCCGATGGGATCTGCAATCAGGACGTCCAATCTTGCTTTTCGTAGCTTTGACATCAGTTCCTTATTCAAAGCTGCTTCTTTACAAATATTGAGCCAAGTGTCagaaaatttcataaataagTTCTCCAATAATGGCGAATATGCCAAACAACTTGTTCTTGGCAATTCATATGTCCACAAATTGATATTTTCTGAGATAATATCTATCATTTCATCAGTATTGAAGGACGAAGGGAAAGTTTCGAATTTCATGCTGGATGTTTCATTGCTACCAACAAAAATAGCAGATGATGATCTCACAACTGTTATTTCATGACCCCTCAAGATGAGTTCATCCAGTATTACCTTCATATTTATCCAGTGGCTGTATTCCATCGGCCACACCAGTACTTTCCCACAGCTTCCAGAGCTAAAGTAACAACTCAGGTGCAGTAGCAGGAGAACCCAAATCCATTTCCCAGGCATCCTTACTGACAGCACAGTGTCCATCAAACCATGCTCACTTGGGCCCATGTCTTGTGTTGGtatgtaagaaaaaatatttatccaGAAGTTAAATTATAACTGGGGTCAATGAAAGTAAATATGTTTAATGTCCATTTCATGTGCATGAAAAGTTGGGCAGGTTTACAAAAGATATTTCATTCGCTGATGATTAAACAGGTAAATTCAACAGTTCTTTTGTAAAAACCTGCTTTCATGTTGCTAGGAGTCGTTGACCTTATATAGAAGTCACCTGTCTTATGTAAGCCATTTCTTATTTACTGAATTATGTCACATGAGCTGTGACTTGTCTTTGCATCCTCTTTGACACAGAAATGGACATGCCAATTTCGTAAGGGCtcagattttctctttttttactttttattatcagagtgtggtacagaggggttatagattcttatgaaaggcagtgagtacatttcttgttctcgTTGTTTTATAACATGATTCAAGAAATACTTGTAACAACTGTTCTGAAATATAATTCACATTTTTCCAATTCAGTTTGAAGCATAGCATCAATTTATTCTAGCATGCTTCCAAAGCCTGCAAGTACCTTCGCTATCAAGCGTTCAAGCATTCAAGCACTCTAATACAGAATCCTGAAAATGGGCTTAGGAAGTCATCAAGATGGCAAACTCAAAGCATTGCGAATGCTTCACCCAAAAGGAAGGACCTAATCAGCTAAAAACAGCAGCTATTCTCTCAGAGAGGTTGAGGCAGAGTGCCTCAGGGAAATATGGTTGTAGTGGTGATAGAGACATGACAGAATGGAAGGTATGAAATGGTCTGACAAAGAAGAAATCTAGCACATACACTCCACGTAAAATCTCTACATATGGACTGGATGTCTATGATATCTCACTAGACCTAATGGTCTACATTCCCCAAAAGAGCGAATGCATACCCTGTTGTTCTCTTGGAGCTTAGGTAGAATCACTTAACCTAatctgttctaggtccatcccTTTCCCTGCAAATCacagaacatttttctttccaacGTTTGTgcaaaattccattttgtgtaagTGTCAGTCCAACTGGGGTGagatgttttgctttgcatttcttttatggccacagaTGATGAGTATTTCTTTAGTTTGACTAAGAGAGTTTTCAAGCTTTAAAAATGTAACTcctaacatacacatatacatttaatgTACTTTTCAAGATATCTAAAACAGTAGTGAAAACCAAATGAATAAGGAAAATTCTATTAAAAACTCTATTTAGGCGCAACAATAATGTCTGttctctgtaatcttagccatttTGGACAAGGACACCATgtagatcatgattcaaaaacagagacaggggagcCGACCGGAGGCCTAGAGATGGCCTTGCAGACTCAGCCTCCCCCCAAACCCTGGGAGACACGCCCAATTccgggggctgggcagggcctgggccacgCCCCCACCTTCCAATCTGCTGACTGGGTCCTACTTTCGTGACAAGACCTGGACAACCGCCACTAACCAGAGAGCCCCCTCCTGTCCTTCCAAGGCCATCCCAGCAGACACGGAGCAGCAAGCAGTGTGAACCCTTCCAGACCTGCCTACAGTTCATTGTCTTCTGTCTATGGCACCTATGGAAATTCATTTTATGGACGCTATAGCCCTTGTAATTATGGACAGAATGACCTGAGCTTTAACGGCCTCAGTGTAGATGAACTTCCACCCAGCAGATTTGTTCAGCAAGCAACAGAAAGCAGCAGAGGTGCATTTCAGTCCATCGAAAGTACCGTGCATGCATTTGCCTCTGTTAGTATCATGATGAATGCTACCTTTTCTGCTGTCTGTAGCAGTTTCCGGGCTGTATTGGATGTAGCAAATCACTTTTCCCCACTAAAAATACACCTTACACAGGGTTTTTCAGCTACTGCTTtagttaggactataggataCATTTCTAGAGGAATACAGGGGATGGTCGGTTTGAGAAAGGCTCAGAGAATGAAGACCTTTGGCCAGAGAGCGAAGGAACTGTGGCCTCCCTCGGTGCTTTTGACCTAGCAGTTAACTCAGCAACAACTTGGCCAAAATTCTCGTTCTTTGCTCTTATTCTTGGTGGTCCTTTTCTTATCTGGAAGCTTCTGTCTACTCACAGTGATGAAGTAACAGGCAACTTCAATTGGGCAAGTGGCGAGGATGACCACGTAGTTGTAAAGCAGAATATGATTTTGCTGCTCTCTCTGGAGAAGAaatttctttctgtgctggtgaTAAATTGAACTAAGCTCTCAACGAACAGCAACCCAACGTGCGTGGCTGGCTTCTGGCAAGGCTTGATGGTCAAACAACAGGACTTATTCCTGCAAATGTTGTCAAAATTTTGGGTGAAAGAAGAGGTAGAGAAACAGTAGAATTGAGTCAAATTTCCCAGCAGCAACAGTGTTTTACAAACCAGACAGTAATTAAAGGAGCCACAGCTGCCGATTTGTTGGATGAACAGGAAGATGCCTTTCAGTCTCTTTGGGTTGAATCTAATAAGGTTCCTGGTGCACTTGATTCCACAGGAAAAAGTGGAGATAAACAAGATCTTTGATATCTTTCATGTTTGGGTGCAGTTGAACAATACTGTAGAGTACTTTTAACAATCATTACTTATAAAGAAACTAGTCTACAATTCAATGAAAACATTTGTTATTGGCTATTCCAGTTGTTTTGCTGCTAGATATTATTAAAGTTATACACTAATATGTTAGTCTAGAGACCTGGTTACATTTTACAATCTGTTGGACTACAAAGACATTTATTTCACATGGATTTAAAGATTATGGAgattactttcattttctttattcttaaggCCCTCGGCTTATTAGAACAGTAATTTTGATGAACTAGAGAATATGTGGTTTACTTCAGAAAGCATCATTAGTGCTTTTCAGTGTTGTAGGTTAAGTGACCTGAAATCCTCAGAAATTGAGTTATAACATATACATATCAGAATAGgccaaaaaagtaatttttttcacaATCTTAAGTAAcctgaataataaaaattttctgatctgaaaaaaaaaaaaacggaagcaAACATTCATACCAAAGTTCACAGGGAACAGAAAAGTTCAGATCACAGTTCACACAGGTCAGTAAAGGTAAAAGCCGAAAACCAACAGCTGAATAGGGGTGTAttttcctgtcatcctagtttcTGGAAATCGATACAGAAGGCCATCATAGTCTAAGCTGGACTATGATCAATTAAGAACCTATTTCAGATTCCTACGGTGTGTTATGAATTGCACCTGATCACGAAAGGACTCTCACATGCTTACTTGGGCATTTCCATCCataatatgtggtacatatacacaatggaattttatgcctctatcagaaagaatgacattgccccatttgtaaggaaatggaaggatttggaaaaaattatactaagtgaagtgagccagacccaaagaaacatgggctctatggtctcccttattgggaataat is part of the Perognathus longimembris pacificus isolate PPM17 chromosome 16, ASM2315922v1, whole genome shotgun sequence genome and encodes:
- the LOC125364904 gene encoding UDP-glucuronosyltransferase 2B17-like isoform X1, whose protein sequence is MPGKWIWVLLLLHLSCYFSSGSCGKVLVWPMEYSHWINMKVILDELILRGHEITVVRSSSAIFVGSNETSSMKFETFPSSFNTDEMIDIISENINLWTYELPRTSCLAYSPLLENLFMKFSDTWLNICKEAALNKELMSKLRKARLDVLIADPIGPCGELLAELLEIPLVYTLRFYPGYTMEKYSGGLLVPPSYVPVILSGLSGQMTFMERVENFICMLYFDFWFETFESKKWSSLYSEVLGRPTTLMETTSRAEIWLIRSYWDLEFPRPTLPNFDFVGGLHCRPAKPLPKEMEDFVQSSGDNGVVVFSLGSMGVNLTDKTANAIASALAQIPQKIIWRFEGKKPVTLGPNTRLYKWLPQNDLLGHPKTKAFITHGGANGIYEAIHHGVPMVGIPLFGEQHDNIAHMVAKGAAVQLDIRTLSSKDLLRALETVINNPLYKKNAMWLSTIHHDQPMKPLDRAVFWIEFVMRHKGAKHLRPLAHNLTWYQYYSLDVIGFLLACVATVTFLVIKCCLLAYQTVFKMGKKKKRE
- the LOC125364904 gene encoding UDP-glucuronosyltransferase 2B17-like isoform X2; this encodes MPGKWIWVLLLLHLSCYFSSGSCGKVLVWPMEYSHWINMKVILDELILRGHEITVVRSSSAIFVGSNETSSMKFETFPSSFNTDEMIDIISENINLWTYELPRTSCLAYSPLLENLFMKFSDTWLNICKEAALNKELMSKLRKARLDVLIADPIGPCGELLAELLEIPLVYTLRFYPGYTMEKYSGGLLVPPSYVPVILSGLSGQMTFMERVENFICMLYFDFWFETFESKKWSSLYSEVLGKPTTLMETTSRAEIWLIRSYWDLEFPRPTLPNFDFVGGLHCRPAKPLPKEMEDFVQSSGDNGVVVFSLGSMGVNLTDKTANAIASALAQIPQKIIWRFEGKKPVTLGPNTRLYKWLPQNDLLGHPKTKAFITHGGANGIYEAIHHGVPMVGIPLFGEQHDNIAHMVAKGAAVQLDIRTLSSKDLLRALETVINNPLYKKNAMWLSTIHHDQPMKPLDRAVFWIEFVMRHKGAKHLRPLAHNLTWYQYYSLDVIGFLLACVATVTFLVIKCCLLAYQTVFKMGKKKKRE
- the LOC125364904 gene encoding UDP-glucuronosyltransferase 2B17-like isoform X3 — translated: MPGKWIWVLLLLHLSCYFSSGSCGKVLVWPMEYSHWINMKVILDELILRGHEITVVRSSSAIFVGSNETSSMKFETFPSSFNTDEMIDIISENINLWTYELPRTSCLAYSPLLENLFMKFSDTWLNICKEAALNKELMSKLRKARLDVLIADPIGPCGEPTTLMETTSRAEIWLIRSYWDLEFPRPTLPNFDFVGGLHCRPAKPLPKEMEDFVQSSGDNGVVVFSLGSMGVNLTDKTANAIASALAQIPQKIIWRFEGKKPVTLGPNTRLYKWLPQNDLLGHPKTKAFITHGGANGIYEAIHHGVPMVGIPLFGEQHDNIAHMVAKGAAVQLDIRTLSSKDLLRALETVINNPLYKKNAMWLSTIHHDQPMKPLDRAVFWIEFVMRHKGAKHLRPLAHNLTWYQYYSLDVIGFLLACVATVTFLVIKCCLLAYQTVFKMGKKKKRE